The window ACAACGCATATCGTAAAAAGTGGCGAAAATTTATGGTCAATCGCACAACAATATAGCGTGCCAGTTCAAGCGATTATCTTAGAAAACCATCTAACAAATCCAGATATTCTAACGCCTGGAACAAAACTTCTTATTCCACCAATTACGCATATTGTGCAACCTGGGGAAACATTATCACAAATCGCCAATCACTATGGTACGACCGTTCAAGCTATAGTTTTAGAAAATGGCATCACAAACCCAAATATGATTTATGTGGGTATGCGCTTAATTATTCCAAGAGCGAAACCTTCGATTGAAGTAAATGCTTATACCTATCAACCGAGTGAAGAAGCTGTTGATTCTCTAAACGCCATTGGCCATCTTCTTACTTATTTTAGCCCATTTGCTTATATGATTAAGGAGGATGGTTCATTACAGCCAATTAATGACAAAGCAATGATAGATGCTGCTACTGCCCAAAATATTATACCTATGCTAACCATAACCAACTTCTCTTCCACAGAAGCAGGAACCAATTTAGCGCATGTTATTTTATCTAGTGCCGATTTAAGGGAAAAGGTCATAAACGAGGTACTGCAAGTCATGCAGGATAAGGGCTATAAAGTGTTAAATGTTGATTTTGAAAACGTCCTACCTGCGGACCGGGAAAATTACAATCAATTTCTTCAATTAGCTGTTGATCGTCTTCACCCAAAAGGATATTTAGTTTCGACTGCTCTTGCGCCTAAAACAAGCGCAACTCAAGCTGGGACATTATACGAAGCACATGATTATGAGGCACACGGTAGGATTGCAGATTTTGTGATACTAATGACATATGAATGGGGCTATCGACTTGGTCCTCCACAAGCTATTTCTCCCATTAACGAAATGAGGAAGGTTGTAGAATATGCCTTATCAGTAATGCCTGCTGAAAAAATATTTTTAGGCTTTCAAATTTATGCCCGAGACTGGCTTCTTCCCCATGTTAAAGGGCAGGAAGCTGAGACATTTAGCCCTCAAGAAGCAATCAGTAGAGCAGCCAAGTTTGGCGCAACCATTCAATATGATCTGATAGCACAGTCCCCTTATTTCCGTTATGTTGATGAACAAGGTAGAAATCATGAAGTGTGGTTTGAAGATGCTAGAAGCGCTCAAGCTAAGTTCGACATGGTCAAACAATACAAGCTTCGTGGTGTCAGTTATTGGGCATTAGGCTTTCCTTTCCCACAGAACTGGGTATTATTAAATAACGAATTTTCTATTAAAAAACAATAAATCAATTTTAATATTGTCCAAATTCTAAAAATGTATTTCTGAAAAATGCTCTTCACTGTATATTATCTAATTTTTCCCATAATAAAAATTACGTTTCAAAGCCATATTAAGAAATATCAAATTGAAAGGAGAATCCAACATGGGAAGAGATAATAAGCAAGGGCAAAGTAACAACAAAGGCTCACTACCTCAGACGCCAAAAAATCAAAAAATTGCGCCAGATAAAGTGAAAGAAGAGTTTTCGCAAGAGTTTACGGAGCTTATAAATTCAGTTACTAAAAATAAGCAAAAAAAATAGGGGGGGACTTCGTTTGGAATATCAACGTGCGCAAGAGATTGTCGCCTCACCATCAGAATATGAAGTGACCTATAACAACGTTTCTGTATGGATTGACAAGCTACACGATGATGGCAAAACAGCAACTGTGCATTTACGACGCTCGTTAGAAGAACGATCCGAAGTGGATATTTCAGAGTTAAGAGAAGAATACCTCGTACATTAATAAAATCATCTGTCTAAACCCAGAAATAAAATCGAGCACGCAAATTTATCATATTGCGTGCTTATTTTGTGTCTTATCATTGAGAAATACTTATAAATCCATTAGTTTTTAAATTATATATTCCTCAACATATTTAAACTGATCTAAAATCTCTTCTGCATGACTATGTAATTCTTTAAAGGTTTCTGTAAGTTGTTCAGCAGCAAGTGGCTTACTAAATAAATACCCTTGAATATAATCACAACCGCCTTCAATTAGGAAAGCCAGTTGGGCCACTTCTTCAATCCCCTCGGCAACTACCTTAAAGCGTAAATGCTTAGCCATTGAAAGTATCATGGACACTAGTGCTTCATCGTTTGGATCATGCTGTATATTACGGACAAAGGCACGATCGATTTTAAGACAATCTATCGGAAAATCTTTTAAATATGACAGTGACGAATAACCCGTACCGAAATCATCGACAGCAATTTGAATACCAAGTGCTTTTAGTTCATGAAGTAATTGTGTCATTTGATCAATATTCATCGTCATACTTTCTGTAATCTCTAGTTGTAGATGATGTGGTTTTAAGCCAGTTTGCTGTAAAATACCCTCCACCATTTGCACCAAATCCTGTTGAAATAACTGTCCTAGCGATAAATTAACAGCTACCTTCATTTGTGGCAAACCTTGTGCTTCCCACGACTTTGCTTGGTAACATGCAGTTTCTAATATCCATTTACCAAGAGGAATAATAAGCCCCGATTCCTCTGCAATCGGAATGAACACATCCGGTGGTACAAAGCCTCGCGTTGGGTGGCGCCAGCGTACAAGTGCTTCTAAAGATTCAATCTTGCCTGTTTTCAAATTTACTTGTGGTTGATATTCTATATAAAATTCATGATTAGCTAGTGCCTTATGTAACTCTTGTTCCATGATAATACGATCCGCCATGCCCTCAGACATACAAGGTTTGTAAAACAGAAATCGTTGCGGGATTTGGCTGGCCTCACGCATAGCTAATTGCGCATGCATTAATAATTCTTCTCCTGAGCAACCTTCTTCGTGGAGCGCAATGCCAATATTTAGATTGCCATTTAGTGAGAATAACTGGACTTGTAAAGGATTTTTCATAGCACTTTTCAAGTTAAAGCAAAACTGCAATAGTTCTTCTTGTGTCTGAACATGATCAATATAAACTACAAACTGACCTTCACGTAGTTTTGTCGCAAAATAATGCGGAGGTAAAATAGCTTGAATTCTTTCCGCTATTAGCTTCATCATTTTATTGGAATAACTAATACCGATTGATGCGCTAATCGCTGCCAAACGATCAATTTCAATTGCAATTACTGCTTTTTGCTCACTATCCGCATGCAAATCTTCCTTCAAGGTTTTCAGCAGTAGGCGCTCATTTGGTAGCTGTGTAATATCATCATGATAGGCTTGAAATCGAAGTTCTTGTTGCGAGTGTTCAAGATCTTGTTTAATTTTTAAAAGTTGTTGATACGGCTTTTCAACCGATGTATAGTATATGGCTTTTAAAATAAGATGATACGCATAAAATTGGTAAATAAGAGCTAATAAATCCCAAATTCCATGCAAGTCTTTCCCAAATACAAATAATAAATCACTAAAAATTAAATAAAAAGCCGCACCAATTAGCCACATAACGCGTTTAGGTAATTTTTTATAATACCTACTTAAAATATATATCGTTACACATTGCAAAACCGCTGCCATTAAATGAACTTTCTCGCGTGCAATATATACCCAATTACCATTCTCAATGAATGGCTGTAAAATCATTGGTGGTCTAGACAAAATAAAAAGTACACTCATAACAAATAGAAAAGAAACACCATATGTAAATATACGATAATTCATCGTTAATCGTTTTTTTGGTTTTAAAATAATGAATAACACACCTATTGCTAAACACAAACGCATGAGCAAATGTAACCACATGTTTATATTCGATGTTTGCATAGTATGTGATCCTAGTATAACAATGTTTGCTATCTCAAACAGTGCAATAATAAAAAACAAGCCACCTATGTATAATGTTTGATTTGATAATAAGTGTGAAAATACTAGCCAAGAATGAATAGCAATTGCCATTGTAAAAACAACAATCAGTATTTGCATAATTAAATTAAGATATATTATGGAACTTTCTTCCTTAAAAACTCCGTAGAGTTGATTACCATTAACTAAAAGCGGTATTAATAATAGTAATGGCAATGCTATATACCATATCTCTTTCTTTTCTAACTTTTGATGATTACTCCTTTTTTCCAACACTAACCCTCCATACTTCCGAACCTTAATACCAGTATGTATCACTCGAAATAAATAGGAAATTATATCTATTACTAATAAATAACGGCTTTAAAATTGTATATTTCTTTGACTTCTTACAAATCATAGCATTTTTTTTGGTATTTGTATGCAATTACTAAAAGTATGCCAATATTCGCTTTATTTTGATATTAGCATACTTTTGATTTCATCGTTCTTGTTTAGAAGCCAGAAGTTGGCGAAGCTTTATCACCAGTCTTAAGCGTCTTTTTTTGACTGCTGCAACGGACAACTGTAGTTCACTTGCTATCTCCGCATAGCTATACCCTTCCAAGTAAAAAAGCTCTAACAATTTTCTTTCCTCAATTTTTAATGGGGCCATTATATTTTCTAATAAAATGGACTTTCCCTGTTGTTGTCCTTGCTCTTCATGTATTCGGTACACATTTAATAACTCATCATCCATAGGCGCAAAATGCGCTTCAAAGCGCTTTTCTTTTGTCAATTCCTTCATAATTTCTCCTCTCACAGTCGTATAAACATAAGAAGAAAATAGCCCCTTGGCAGGGTCAGCCTTTTTCCAAGCTTCCCAAACAGCTATTGCAGCAATATGACGATAATACTCAAAATCTTTGTAGATATGACACTTCAAAAAAATAGAGGTAATCATAGGCTGTACTGATTCTAAAACTGTTTCAAATGGTAGTTCTGGTGATAGGATCTGCTTGTTAAGTTGTTTAGACATTTTTTATCCCGTCGACTGTGCACAATCCTTTATTCCTAGGTGACACTATCGTAGCCATTCATAATGAGCACGTCGAATAGCCTTTAAGAGGAAATCCACCATGTGATATATAAATAGCTGTTTATAGATATACAGAGATATAGAAGGAATTTTCAAAAACCATAAGTTTTGCTCAGATTTCTATACATATTTCTTTACTTGATGGACAAATTACTACTAAGGAGGCGAAATAGATGAATTTTCAAATTAGAGATGCTATTACAGCAAACGTACATGGACAATCAGCAACAGAAATTAAGGATATTGTTGTAGATGCTATTGAACGCGGCGAGGAACATTTACTACCAGGTCTCGGTGTATTTTTTGAGAAGTGGTGGCAACAATCTAGTACTGCTGAGCAGGATGAATTTGTACAAAAGCTAGAAAAAGTCTTTGCACACTGATTTTTTATAGTCAGTTCGTTCCATTTCCAATAAACGCATGATAAATTAGATTTATCTGAAAGTTTGGAGGGATTGGAATGACTGTTGCTGTAGAGCTAATAGTAAATCAACTAAGAAAAGTGTTATCGGGTGAGCAAGTGTCGACGAACGAAACGGTGCGGGAACTTCACGGGAAAGATGAATCCCATCATGCAATGAGCATGCCAGACATCGTTGTTTTTCCACGTTCCACAGCAGATGTCAGTGCCATCTTGAAAGTTGCACATGCAGAGCGTATACCAGTCGTCCCATTTGGCGTCGGCTCAAGCTTAGAGGGGAATGCGATTCCAATTGCAAAGGGAATTTCCATCGACTTCTCTGAAATGAATGCAATTTTGGACATTCGACCAGAGGATTTACTCGTTAAGGTACAGCCTGGTGTGACACGTGCACAGTTGAATAAGGAATTAAAAAAACATGGTCTTCAATTCACTGTAGACCCTGGTGCCGATGCTACACTTGGCGGCATGGCAGCAACAAATGCAAGTGGAACGACCGCTGTGCGTTACGGCGTGATGCGAGATCAAGTACGTGATTTAGAGGTTGTACTTGCAGATGGCACAGTGATTCATACAGGTAGTTTGGCAGCAAAATCTTCTTCTGGTTATCACTTGAATGGCTTGTTTGTCGGTTCTGAAGGCACATTAGGTTGCTTTACCGAACTAACTTTGAAAGTCTATGGTATACCGGAATTTGTGACTGCTGGTCGTGCAGTATTTGCGACAGTCGGCGATGCTGTCAGTGCAGTTGCCGCATTATTACAAGCAGGCATTTCAGTTGGACGCGTCGAACTTGTTGATGAGGCTTCGATAACACAAGCAAATATTTATAATGAAACTTCTTATGATGAAAAACCAACATTATTTTTAGAATTCCACGGAAATGAAGCGGGTATGCAGGCTGATATCGAATTTGCAACGGAAATTTTTGAAGATTTCAGTTGTATGACTGTTGAATTCGAGCATGACAATGCAGCACGGAACAAACTTTGGGAGGCACGTCATTCTCTGGCCTATGCCTATATTCATGCCTATCCAGGGAAGAAACTCATGTCGACAGATGTTTGTGTCCCTATTTCGATGTTGGCTGAAACAATTTTATATGCTCGTGAACAACTAGATGAAGTTGGGCTGGCAGGAGGAATTGTAGGTCATGTTGGCGACGGTAATTTCCATGCATTGTTGATGTTAGACCCAAGTGATGCCGAAGAACAGTCGAAAGCCGACCGTTTCAACGAACATATCGTGCAATATGCATTGCTACGTGGCGGCACATGCACCGGTGAGCACGGTGTAGGTATCGGAAAAATGAAATACCAGGCAACGGAACACGGAGCTTCATTACT of the Lysinibacillus fusiformis genome contains:
- a CDS encoding LysM peptidoglycan-binding domain-containing protein; this encodes MIIHVVSTGETLWQIANRYAVPINTIVQLNALPNPNQLVVGQSLVIPSPYTTHIVKSGENLWSIAQQYSVPVQAIILENHLTNPDILTPGTKLLIPPITHIVQPGETLSQIANHYGTTVQAIVLENGITNPNMIYVGMRLIIPRAKPSIEVNAYTYQPSEEAVDSLNAIGHLLTYFSPFAYMIKEDGSLQPINDKAMIDAATAQNIIPMLTITNFSSTEAGTNLAHVILSSADLREKVINEVLQVMQDKGYKVLNVDFENVLPADRENYNQFLQLAVDRLHPKGYLVSTALAPKTSATQAGTLYEAHDYEAHGRIADFVILMTYEWGYRLGPPQAISPINEMRKVVEYALSVMPAEKIFLGFQIYARDWLLPHVKGQEAETFSPQEAISRAAKFGATIQYDLIAQSPYFRYVDEQGRNHEVWFEDARSAQAKFDMVKQYKLRGVSYWALGFPFPQNWVLLNNEFSIKKQ
- a CDS encoding RNA polymerase sigma factor; translated protein: MSKQLNKQILSPELPFETVLESVQPMITSIFLKCHIYKDFEYYRHIAAIAVWEAWKKADPAKGLFSSYVYTTVRGEIMKELTKEKRFEAHFAPMDDELLNVYRIHEEQGQQQGKSILLENIMAPLKIEERKLLELFYLEGYSYAEIASELQLSVAAVKKRRLRLVIKLRQLLASKQER
- a CDS encoding bifunctional diguanylate cyclase/phosphodiesterase, translated to MEKRSNHQKLEKKEIWYIALPLLLLIPLLVNGNQLYGVFKEESSIIYLNLIMQILIVVFTMAIAIHSWLVFSHLLSNQTLYIGGLFFIIALFEIANIVILGSHTMQTSNINMWLHLLMRLCLAIGVLFIILKPKKRLTMNYRIFTYGVSFLFVMSVLFILSRPPMILQPFIENGNWVYIAREKVHLMAAVLQCVTIYILSRYYKKLPKRVMWLIGAAFYLIFSDLLFVFGKDLHGIWDLLALIYQFYAYHLILKAIYYTSVEKPYQQLLKIKQDLEHSQQELRFQAYHDDITQLPNERLLLKTLKEDLHADSEQKAVIAIEIDRLAAISASIGISYSNKMMKLIAERIQAILPPHYFATKLREGQFVVYIDHVQTQEELLQFCFNLKSAMKNPLQVQLFSLNGNLNIGIALHEEGCSGEELLMHAQLAMREASQIPQRFLFYKPCMSEGMADRIIMEQELHKALANHEFYIEYQPQVNLKTGKIESLEALVRWRHPTRGFVPPDVFIPIAEESGLIIPLGKWILETACYQAKSWEAQGLPQMKVAVNLSLGQLFQQDLVQMVEGILQQTGLKPHHLQLEITESMTMNIDQMTQLLHELKALGIQIAVDDFGTGYSSLSYLKDFPIDCLKIDRAFVRNIQHDPNDEALVSMILSMAKHLRFKVVAEGIEEVAQLAFLIEGGCDYIQGYLFSKPLAAEQLTETFKELHSHAEEILDQFKYVEEYII
- a CDS encoding H-type small acid-soluble spore protein; this translates as MEYQRAQEIVASPSEYEVTYNNVSVWIDKLHDDGKTATVHLRRSLEERSEVDISELREEYLVH
- a CDS encoding FAD-binding oxidoreductase, producing the protein MTVAVELIVNQLRKVLSGEQVSTNETVRELHGKDESHHAMSMPDIVVFPRSTADVSAILKVAHAERIPVVPFGVGSSLEGNAIPIAKGISIDFSEMNAILDIRPEDLLVKVQPGVTRAQLNKELKKHGLQFTVDPGADATLGGMAATNASGTTAVRYGVMRDQVRDLEVVLADGTVIHTGSLAAKSSSGYHLNGLFVGSEGTLGCFTELTLKVYGIPEFVTAGRAVFATVGDAVSAVAALLQAGISVGRVELVDEASITQANIYNETSYDEKPTLFLEFHGNEAGMQADIEFATEIFEDFSCMTVEFEHDNAARNKLWEARHSLAYAYIHAYPGKKLMSTDVCVPISMLAETILYAREQLDEVGLAGGIVGHVGDGNFHALLMLDPSDAEEQSKADRFNEHIVQYALLRGGTCTGEHGVGIGKMKYQATEHGASLLVMKSIKAALDPHNIMNPGKIFSM
- a CDS encoding YfhD family protein, which produces MGRDNKQGQSNNKGSLPQTPKNQKIAPDKVKEEFSQEFTELINSVTKNKQKK
- the sspI gene encoding small acid-soluble spore protein SspI, producing the protein MNFQIRDAITANVHGQSATEIKDIVVDAIERGEEHLLPGLGVFFEKWWQQSSTAEQDEFVQKLEKVFAH